A single window of uncultured Methanospirillum sp. DNA harbors:
- a CDS encoding DUF5611 family protein: protein MQEYPIKRTHIKQLSVNIVEKLKEHFEVEPKEVDGFFQISFGAIESMQVKVGAAGKSMLVGTKSKTGIEDEQIILDTNRRFRRYLDDVTGYTTKERVKKAKTVE from the coding sequence ATGCAGGAGTATCCTATCAAGAGGACCCATATAAAGCAACTTTCTGTGAATATCGTAGAAAAACTCAAAGAGCACTTTGAAGTCGAACCAAAAGAGGTAGACGGGTTTTTTCAGATCAGCTTTGGGGCCATTGAATCCATGCAGGTGAAGGTCGGAGCAGCTGGCAAGAGTATGCTCGTAGGGACGAAGTCTAAGACCGGGATTGAGGATGAACAGATCATTCTTGATACAAACCGCAGATTCAGACGGTACCTGGATGATGTTACGGGGTACACAACAAAGGAACGGGTAAAAAAAGCAAAAACGGTTGAATAA